From Stenotrophomonas maltophilia, a single genomic window includes:
- a CDS encoding DUF4123 domain-containing protein, producing MSVESLCEQLIDIDRSSAGQCHLLMQPAVERCEMDEAFDALLDSAGIQPVPITIRQIPAAMWPSLIPLDLSRGMHSLLSGQAMAMAMEQRSVTSLLTGRPQRACAWLWTPLLPRHLANQLAAQAIAHCPHAQGRKRWLRYYDPMVTDLFLHTSSRSQRAYRFAGATTWTFLDRWGQLTINNMVAPALPGDPTVSWSEVECIGALNQAWIGALQTGDLPDRSTFAHVQRCVEEAHRRGVANGHELDLFAKHAISFGPHFHRHPILQALLAQVEQGERYDELAWRIEDAEWQDIRAAASGHAAETKGGLYT from the coding sequence ATGTCGGTTGAATCGTTGTGCGAACAGCTGATCGATATCGATCGCAGCAGCGCAGGGCAATGCCACCTGCTGATGCAGCCAGCGGTAGAGCGATGCGAGATGGACGAGGCTTTCGATGCGCTGCTGGACTCGGCTGGGATCCAACCCGTTCCGATCACCATTCGGCAGATACCGGCAGCCATGTGGCCTTCCCTGATCCCGCTCGACCTGAGCAGAGGCATGCATTCCCTGCTGTCCGGCCAGGCGATGGCAATGGCGATGGAGCAGCGCTCCGTGACGTCGTTACTGACCGGACGCCCGCAACGCGCGTGTGCCTGGCTTTGGACGCCATTGCTGCCCCGGCATCTGGCCAACCAGCTTGCCGCGCAAGCGATCGCTCACTGCCCGCACGCCCAAGGTCGAAAGCGGTGGCTACGCTACTACGATCCCATGGTGACGGACCTGTTCCTGCACACCTCATCGCGTTCGCAACGGGCGTATCGGTTTGCGGGCGCCACAACGTGGACATTCCTGGATCGCTGGGGGCAATTGACCATCAACAACATGGTCGCGCCCGCGCTGCCCGGCGACCCGACCGTCTCCTGGTCGGAGGTGGAATGCATCGGCGCATTGAACCAGGCCTGGATCGGAGCGCTGCAGACCGGCGATCTGCCCGACCGTTCGACCTTCGCACACGTACAACGTTGTGTAGAGGAAGCGCACCGTCGCGGCGTGGCCAATGGACATGAGCTCGATCTATTCGCAAAGCATGCGATCTCCTTTGGCCCTCATTTCCACCGCCATCCCATCCTTCAGGCGCTGCTGGCGCAGGTGGAGCAGGGCGAACGGTACGACGAACTGGCATGGCGCATTGAAGACGCAGAGTGGCAGGACATACGCGCGGCGGCGTCGGGACACGCCGCTGAGACCAAGGGAGGGTTGTACACATGA
- a CDS encoding SseB family protein, whose protein sequence is MDHDTPFEPLNDLEVRLLQAQDGTLTASQFLDGLLTSTAFVLLDKAIGEDGAWDESISPLVLTSESGEPMFAVFTSPERAGLWHEQLPQFAHAMPIAVHALLAGIGDGVGLVLNPGLDVGMEMIPDAVAQLKQRAAAITRGMAH, encoded by the coding sequence ATGGACCACGACACCCCGTTCGAACCCCTCAACGACCTCGAGGTGCGCCTGCTGCAGGCCCAGGACGGGACACTGACCGCATCGCAGTTCCTCGATGGCCTGTTGACCTCGACGGCGTTCGTGCTGCTGGACAAGGCCATCGGCGAAGATGGCGCCTGGGACGAGAGCATCTCGCCGCTGGTGCTGACCAGCGAGAGCGGCGAACCGATGTTCGCGGTGTTCACCTCGCCCGAGCGCGCCGGCCTGTGGCACGAGCAGCTGCCGCAGTTTGCCCATGCCATGCCGATCGCGGTGCACGCGCTGCTGGCCGGTATCGGCGACGGTGTCGGCCTGGTGCTGAACCCGGGCCTGGACGTGGGCATGGAGATGATTCCCGATGCCGTGGCCCAGCTGAAGCAGCGCGCTGCGGCGATCACGCGTGGCATGGCGCATTGA
- a CDS encoding S41 family peptidase produces the protein MSLDLRVIAAALGALFCSSAQAAAPAVIDLPTAQAQAQLLDMLEKESLYRDRVDWPAIRTRLKAAQNDPAQARAVLQEATGRSSGGHGEWISAKQLQAKAERLARANGAATAAPKATTAPAEVLDPRIGRVEIEGYGVMQGPTAHQQMKERAKRWQAIIDDQDNGSRCGWIVDLRGNTGGNMWPMLLGAAPLLRVTPSADEDVGSFAAADGPTRWQLTPSSVRLGERVRVDLGGPGYLLKHPGAPVAVLTGPRTASSGEATVLAFRGRPQTRSFGQPTSGLSTANVMRPLVDGSALLLTTSVMQDRNGQGDGLKIEPDQRTDSDAATLAAAQQWLLQQPACQAR, from the coding sequence ATGTCGCTTGATCTTCGCGTGATCGCTGCTGCACTGGGCGCCCTGTTCTGCAGCAGCGCGCAGGCTGCCGCCCCGGCCGTCATCGACCTGCCGACAGCACAGGCGCAGGCCCAGTTGCTGGACATGCTGGAGAAGGAGTCGCTGTACCGCGACCGCGTGGACTGGCCGGCCATCCGTACGCGCCTGAAGGCGGCGCAGAATGATCCGGCCCAGGCCCGCGCGGTGCTGCAGGAGGCCACCGGCCGCAGTTCCGGCGGGCATGGCGAGTGGATCAGCGCAAAGCAGCTGCAGGCGAAGGCAGAACGCCTGGCGCGCGCCAATGGCGCAGCGACAGCGGCTCCGAAAGCAACGACGGCCCCGGCCGAAGTACTGGACCCGCGTATCGGCCGGGTGGAGATCGAGGGCTACGGTGTCATGCAGGGCCCGACGGCGCACCAGCAGATGAAGGAGCGTGCCAAGCGCTGGCAGGCGATCATCGATGACCAGGACAATGGCAGCCGCTGCGGCTGGATTGTCGATCTGCGCGGCAACACCGGTGGCAACATGTGGCCGATGCTGCTGGGCGCGGCGCCGCTGTTGCGCGTCACGCCCAGCGCCGACGAGGACGTGGGGTCCTTCGCCGCCGCGGACGGCCCCACGCGCTGGCAGCTGACACCGTCCAGCGTGCGGCTTGGCGAGCGCGTGCGGGTCGACCTCGGCGGGCCCGGTTATCTGCTGAAACACCCAGGCGCGCCGGTGGCGGTGCTGACCGGGCCGCGCACCGCCAGTTCCGGCGAGGCGACCGTGCTTGCCTTCCGCGGCCGCCCGCAGACGCGCAGTTTCGGCCAGCCCACCTCGGGGCTGTCCACTGCCAACGTGATGCGGCCGCTGGTCGATGGCAGCGCACTGCTGCTGACCACCAGCGTGATGCAGGATCGCAATGGCCAGGGGGATGGGCTGAAGATCGAACCAGACCAGCGCACCGACAGTGATGCCGCCACGCTGGCTGCGGCGCAGCAGTGGTTGCTGCAGCAGCCCGCCTGCCAGGCGCGCTGA
- a CDS encoding T6SS effector BTH_I2691 family protein produces the protein MTQHGEEGNDVSGSYTGSSNRGVRGKDSQTVSDLPVVTAAPPESQSRAVCDICRSTGLAILPVRYTLVPDNCDVDLGGLSPSHVPDADMSAAGLEHALRTMRQGMLYLYYEKGPYGPRYWECYAIAENGTLWRQPSVTSARPVVGAGLPICGRKGHDYMRTEFITIPRPDVCGTVWLAFSQHPWTPATLDRYGSDPVLRAERMQPIEPARWIRSARAEGDQAPLKDAAGLASIMEYRWMESPTGDPPELPHISALPAASTPDGALSTARLRKHGTRYPWSRRDYPRNGIDPSELRFQLLQKHSSNGRIGDDRQEYPPMLLGLWDAVGAVHELSGYCNDLAACIGQFKRERELEVSAVDQIEQISRLLELNGAVMAGNYAAQTVREEERQLRLGNPSLPSWNPRVKISEEEKRKREQAYKDMFLPLYLQDAQDAWKNKYWPLIDEPRFTAFKRNMDAMAQMVLDRLGPEMAVLVAWLRHDLFLATLEDFDGQSAAQGVWFEEVITDAIAALGMHEIGRAFLTESANDTKVTGRGSLLWRAIAKNQEEARKELEQTLSAAQVGADTILEVTGASWAAFIAGTAHLKSFLSLYRKLEVAQKEAAPPTASARILRESGVDRFVTTAGAYLLNRFPMKGIQDTVGNAMVRVVLLTRALMERDEAISLVAEELSSGQQGKRYFLERIQFYRKKGSALPMQFALRDLELHHGALAMRKRWQAAAESSRNVVRLNSLTGVLEMVNFIHLATKVDKDTRDYATLLASGMSLLAVYTSVHETVAKDFFGAGSVSAIRMKVAGSVLAGAGSFIGAYYSYLDAEAADRQQELAADILLSTKAFVTASVGGAQFLTALAYSSPIIERSLGRNSLTLGLRGMKAGLEAAAATEGGAVVASQAMKRLGVWILRLGGWQVALALLVIEVLIWAISPNDLEKWCMNNAFGTNAGLRKGERTFGGEPYSTPREQKQAFDKAIGSVTLRVR, from the coding sequence ATGACGCAGCATGGCGAGGAAGGAAACGACGTGAGCGGTTCCTATACCGGCAGCAGCAACAGGGGAGTTCGCGGCAAGGACAGCCAAACCGTATCTGACCTTCCTGTTGTTACCGCCGCACCGCCGGAGTCGCAGAGCCGCGCGGTCTGCGACATCTGCCGCTCTACCGGGCTCGCCATTCTGCCGGTGCGCTATACCTTGGTGCCCGACAATTGTGACGTCGACCTGGGCGGCCTATCACCCTCGCATGTGCCCGACGCTGACATGAGTGCAGCGGGACTTGAGCATGCTCTCAGGACCATGCGCCAAGGCATGTTGTACCTGTACTACGAGAAGGGGCCTTACGGACCTCGGTACTGGGAATGCTACGCCATTGCCGAAAACGGTACGTTGTGGCGGCAGCCCTCCGTCACGAGCGCCCGCCCCGTCGTTGGAGCGGGGCTGCCGATCTGTGGGCGGAAAGGACATGACTATATGCGCACCGAGTTCATCACCATACCGCGGCCTGATGTGTGCGGGACGGTCTGGCTCGCTTTTTCCCAGCACCCATGGACACCTGCGACGCTGGATCGCTATGGGTCCGATCCGGTCCTGCGCGCCGAGCGGATGCAGCCGATCGAGCCTGCGAGATGGATCCGGTCGGCGAGAGCGGAGGGCGACCAAGCGCCGTTGAAGGACGCCGCCGGGCTGGCATCGATCATGGAATATCGTTGGATGGAAAGTCCCACGGGAGATCCGCCGGAACTTCCTCACATCAGCGCGCTCCCAGCTGCCTCCACACCGGATGGCGCACTCAGCACCGCACGGCTGCGAAAGCACGGCACGCGTTACCCATGGTCAAGGCGGGATTACCCCCGCAATGGTATCGATCCGAGCGAACTGCGCTTCCAGCTGCTACAGAAACACAGCAGTAACGGGCGAATTGGTGATGATCGCCAGGAGTACCCGCCCATGCTGCTGGGATTGTGGGACGCGGTGGGTGCTGTGCATGAGCTCAGTGGCTACTGCAACGATCTGGCTGCCTGCATCGGTCAATTCAAGCGGGAGCGCGAGCTGGAGGTTTCAGCGGTTGACCAGATCGAACAGATCTCGCGATTGCTGGAACTCAACGGCGCGGTGATGGCAGGGAACTATGCAGCGCAGACCGTGCGGGAAGAAGAACGGCAGCTCCGCCTCGGGAATCCCTCGCTTCCGTCATGGAACCCGAGAGTGAAGATCTCCGAGGAGGAAAAACGGAAGCGGGAGCAGGCATACAAAGACATGTTCCTGCCGCTCTATCTGCAGGATGCGCAGGACGCGTGGAAGAACAAGTACTGGCCGCTGATTGATGAGCCCCGCTTTACCGCGTTCAAGAGGAACATGGATGCAATGGCGCAGATGGTGCTCGACCGGTTGGGCCCAGAGATGGCTGTGCTGGTTGCCTGGCTCCGCCATGATCTGTTTCTGGCAACGCTGGAGGACTTTGACGGCCAGTCTGCGGCGCAAGGCGTGTGGTTCGAGGAAGTAATCACCGATGCCATTGCGGCGCTCGGCATGCACGAGATCGGCCGTGCATTTCTGACTGAATCGGCCAACGACACAAAAGTTACCGGAAGAGGATCCCTGCTCTGGCGAGCTATCGCGAAGAACCAGGAAGAGGCTCGCAAGGAGCTGGAGCAGACACTCTCGGCGGCGCAGGTCGGGGCCGACACAATTCTTGAGGTGACGGGCGCAAGCTGGGCGGCATTCATTGCAGGCACCGCACATCTGAAGTCTTTCTTGAGCCTTTACCGCAAGTTGGAGGTGGCGCAGAAGGAGGCTGCGCCCCCCACCGCCAGTGCCCGCATCCTTCGCGAGAGTGGCGTCGATCGCTTCGTCACTACCGCAGGTGCGTACCTTCTGAATCGATTTCCGATGAAGGGCATCCAGGACACTGTCGGCAATGCCATGGTCCGCGTCGTGCTCCTGACGCGGGCATTGATGGAGCGCGACGAGGCGATCAGCCTGGTGGCCGAAGAGCTGAGCAGCGGCCAACAGGGCAAGCGCTATTTCCTGGAGCGCATCCAGTTCTATCGCAAGAAGGGGAGTGCACTGCCGATGCAGTTCGCGCTTCGCGATCTGGAGCTGCACCATGGTGCACTGGCAATGCGCAAGCGCTGGCAGGCAGCGGCGGAGAGCAGCCGTAATGTTGTCCGCCTGAACTCCCTTACGGGCGTGTTGGAGATGGTGAACTTCATCCATCTGGCAACCAAGGTCGATAAGGACACGCGCGACTATGCGACGTTATTGGCGTCCGGCATGTCGCTTTTGGCTGTGTATACCAGTGTGCATGAAACGGTAGCCAAGGACTTCTTTGGGGCGGGTAGTGTCAGTGCCATTCGGATGAAGGTTGCCGGCAGTGTGTTGGCGGGAGCGGGTAGTTTTATTGGGGCGTACTACAGCTATTTAGACGCGGAAGCTGCGGACAGGCAGCAAGAGCTTGCTGCCGACATACTTTTGAGTACTAAAGCGTTCGTGACGGCGTCTGTGGGCGGTGCGCAGTTCCTGACCGCACTCGCCTACTCATCTCCGATCATCGAGCGCAGTCTGGGGCGCAATTCATTGACTTTGGGTCTCAGAGGGATGAAAGCAGGGCTTGAAGCGGCAGCGGCGACAGAAGGGGGGGCTGTAGTTGCGTCGCAGGCAATGAAGCGACTTGGTGTGTGGATTCTGCGATTGGGTGGCTGGCAAGTTGCATTGGCTCTTCTTGTCATTGAAGTCTTGATATGGGCCATCAGTCCGAACGATCTGGAAAAGTGGTGTATGAACAATGCATTCGGAACAAATGCGGGCCTTAGAAAAGGTGAGCGAACATTTGGTGGCGAGCCCTATTCAACACCGCGAGAACAAAAGCAGGCGTTTGACAAGGCTATCGGCTCGGTTACGTTGAGGGTGCGATGA
- a CDS encoding type VI secretion system Vgr family protein: MDGSVPAPQWPALRSALAGPSHAQRFLRLHTSLGSDVLVAETLDGVEQIDGMGFQWTITALSLDAGLQLAPLIGQGALLQLQQADASLRPLHGRITAAERLGSNGGLARYRLRLQPWLAFLSQRVDSYVFHDKTVVEIVEDLFADYSGLAPAWRWSLGDASQYARRSLTTQYQESDLAFVQRLLAEEGIYYWFEHAGEPGGADFGTHTLVLADHSNDTAELGRVRFHRRDESERSDSVQQWSTAHRWRPGKVERTTWDYRTLERRQASAEAGQGNDLGIVDRDTCGPYGWQDNARGQRRAQQHLDALRVRAHTIDGAGQWRALAPGARFGLSQHPQVGEDAQFLCLSVLHQARNNLDADVFDALEQTLGPASVAVPALPDALSGLAYGQAPGEVSTAFYDNRFVAIPAEVNYRPQTEDGHGAHLHPRPTITGTLSAVVVSDGDPLLSDRDHRIKVQFPWQRGGNASSGLAHPGGDDNAPANGGAWTWVRVMIPWAGDNWGGVVLPRRGQEVLVAFLEGDIDRPVVVGAVYNGRGQQDAQHNQINGGGATATGNAAAWFEGNDHAAVYTGFKSQALADSQGGTGGYQQLRFDDTPGQGRAQLSTTQHETTLTLGHLKGGQDNVREGERGFGVELSTQAQGALRAGRGLLLTTEQGSPQMAAPQALSQLQESQQLLQQLAESAANQQAQLPGEPTELPVDTTLTELQETLRATYSGSAAGSIAGGDGEAPGWSAPVLLGSGVAGVLSLTPADQVWVSGTHTTLASGVALNWMTQGSLTMAVAGGLVMYTAGVQPSGESPNQERGIALHAAQGKVSARAHKNQMIVAAKTKVRIASTEADVQLSAPSKHLLATAAGAYIRIEGDNIELGAPGKVEFKASQRDWVGPLISSEETDVPAGQFSGCEPHLNAAVCRQEGCADVG; encoded by the coding sequence ATGGATGGCTCCGTTCCTGCTCCGCAATGGCCCGCCCTGCGCTCTGCGCTGGCCGGCCCTTCGCACGCCCAGCGCTTCCTGCGGCTGCACACGTCGCTGGGGAGCGATGTGCTGGTGGCCGAAACCCTTGATGGCGTCGAGCAGATCGACGGCATGGGTTTCCAGTGGACAATCACCGCACTGTCGCTGGATGCCGGCCTGCAGCTGGCGCCGCTGATCGGACAGGGCGCGCTGCTGCAGCTGCAGCAGGCCGACGCCAGCCTGCGCCCGTTGCACGGTCGCATCACCGCCGCCGAGCGGCTGGGCAGCAATGGCGGCCTGGCGCGCTACCGGCTGCGCCTGCAACCGTGGCTGGCGTTCCTGTCGCAGCGGGTGGACAGCTACGTCTTCCACGACAAGACCGTGGTCGAGATCGTCGAGGACCTGTTCGCCGACTACAGCGGGTTGGCGCCGGCCTGGCGCTGGTCGCTGGGTGACGCCAGCCAGTACGCGCGGCGCAGCCTGACCACCCAGTATCAGGAAAGCGATCTGGCCTTCGTGCAGCGGCTGCTGGCCGAGGAGGGCATCTATTACTGGTTCGAGCATGCCGGCGAGCCCGGCGGCGCGGACTTCGGCACGCACACCCTGGTGCTGGCCGACCACAGCAACGACACCGCGGAGCTGGGCCGCGTGCGCTTCCATCGCCGCGACGAGAGCGAGCGCAGCGACAGCGTGCAGCAGTGGTCCACCGCGCACCGCTGGCGGCCGGGCAAGGTCGAACGTACGACCTGGGACTACCGCACCCTGGAGCGTCGCCAGGCCAGCGCCGAGGCCGGGCAGGGCAACGACCTGGGCATTGTCGACCGTGATACCTGCGGCCCGTATGGCTGGCAGGACAACGCACGCGGCCAGCGCCGCGCCCAGCAGCATCTGGACGCGCTGCGCGTGCGCGCCCATACCATCGATGGCGCCGGCCAATGGCGGGCACTGGCACCGGGCGCGCGCTTTGGCCTGTCGCAGCATCCGCAGGTCGGCGAGGACGCACAGTTCCTGTGCCTGTCGGTGCTGCACCAGGCGCGCAACAACCTCGATGCCGACGTGTTCGACGCACTGGAACAGACCCTGGGTCCGGCCAGCGTGGCGGTGCCGGCGCTGCCGGACGCGCTGTCCGGGCTGGCCTATGGCCAGGCGCCGGGCGAGGTGTCCACCGCGTTCTACGACAACCGCTTCGTCGCCATCCCGGCCGAAGTGAACTACCGGCCACAGACCGAGGACGGCCACGGCGCGCACCTGCATCCGCGGCCGACCATCACCGGCACGCTCAGCGCGGTCGTGGTCAGCGACGGCGACCCGCTGCTGTCCGACCGCGACCATCGCATCAAGGTGCAGTTCCCGTGGCAGCGCGGCGGCAACGCCAGCAGCGGCCTGGCCCATCCCGGCGGCGACGACAACGCCCCGGCCAACGGAGGCGCCTGGACCTGGGTGCGGGTGATGATCCCGTGGGCCGGCGACAACTGGGGCGGCGTGGTGCTGCCGCGGCGTGGGCAGGAAGTGCTGGTGGCGTTCCTGGAAGGCGATATCGACCGCCCGGTGGTGGTCGGTGCGGTCTACAACGGCCGTGGCCAGCAGGACGCACAGCACAACCAGATCAACGGTGGGGGCGCCACCGCCACCGGCAACGCCGCCGCCTGGTTCGAGGGCAACGACCACGCCGCGGTGTACACCGGCTTCAAGAGCCAGGCGCTGGCCGACAGCCAGGGCGGCACCGGCGGCTACCAGCAGCTGCGCTTCGACGACACGCCCGGGCAGGGCCGCGCGCAGCTGTCCACCACCCAGCACGAGACCACGCTGACCCTGGGCCACCTCAAGGGCGGCCAGGACAATGTGCGCGAAGGCGAGCGGGGTTTCGGCGTGGAGCTGTCCACCCAGGCACAGGGCGCGCTGCGTGCCGGACGCGGCCTGCTGCTGACCACCGAGCAGGGCTCGCCGCAGATGGCCGCGCCGCAGGCATTGAGCCAGCTGCAGGAAAGCCAGCAGCTGCTGCAGCAGCTGGCCGAATCGGCCGCCAACCAGCAGGCGCAGCTGCCCGGCGAGCCGACCGAGCTGCCGGTGGACACCACCCTGACCGAGCTGCAGGAGACGCTGCGCGCCACCTACAGCGGCAGTGCCGCCGGCAGCATCGCCGGCGGCGATGGCGAGGCACCGGGCTGGAGCGCGCCCGTGCTGCTGGGCAGCGGTGTGGCCGGCGTGCTGAGCCTGACCCCGGCCGACCAGGTCTGGGTCAGTGGCACCCACACCACGCTGGCCAGTGGCGTGGCACTGAACTGGATGACGCAGGGCTCGCTGACGATGGCGGTGGCCGGCGGTCTGGTGATGTACACCGCCGGCGTGCAGCCCAGCGGTGAAAGCCCGAACCAGGAGCGCGGCATCGCGTTGCACGCCGCGCAAGGCAAGGTGAGCGCGCGTGCGCACAAGAACCAGATGATCGTGGCGGCCAAGACCAAGGTACGCATCGCCAGTACCGAAGCGGACGTGCAGCTGTCGGCGCCGAGCAAGCATCTGCTGGCGACGGCGGCGGGGGCCTACATTCGCATTGAGGGCGACAACATCGAGCTGGGCGCGCCGGGAAAAGTGGAGTTCAAGGCCAGCCAGCGGGATTGGGTGGGGCCGCTGATCAGTTCGGAGGAGACCGACGTTCCAGCTGGGCAGTTCAGTGGCTGCGAGCCGCACTTGAACGCAGCAGTATGCCGACAGGAAGGGTGCGCCGATGTCGGTTGA